A stretch of Kyrpidia spormannii DNA encodes these proteins:
- a CDS encoding YebC/PmpR family DNA-binding transcriptional regulator: protein MSGHSKWHNIQRRKGKQDAVRGQLFTKMSREIYAAARQGGSNPETNYRLKTAIERARAANMPMDSIQRTIDKAAGNVEGVNYEEMFYEGYGPGGAAVMVQLLTDNRNRTAAEIRHIFSKRGGSLGESGCVAWMFDRKGVIEISREGFPGSEDDAMMAALEAGAEDFTAEEDRYVITVAPEQLREVRENLEKAGVPIEGAEVTFVPQTTVNLEGDEAQRMVDLLEALEEHDDVQNVFSNVDLGDEDLL from the coding sequence ATGTCTGGACATTCAAAATGGCACAATATCCAGCGGCGAAAGGGCAAGCAGGATGCGGTGCGGGGGCAGTTGTTTACCAAAATGTCCCGGGAAATTTATGCGGCGGCCCGGCAAGGCGGTAGTAACCCGGAGACGAATTATCGCCTGAAGACGGCGATCGAGCGGGCCCGGGCGGCCAATATGCCCATGGACAGCATCCAGCGCACCATCGACAAGGCCGCGGGCAATGTGGAAGGTGTCAATTACGAGGAGATGTTTTACGAGGGCTACGGCCCGGGTGGCGCAGCGGTGATGGTGCAGCTTCTCACCGATAACCGCAACCGGACGGCCGCCGAGATCCGGCACATTTTTTCCAAACGGGGCGGAAGTCTCGGCGAGAGTGGGTGTGTGGCTTGGATGTTCGACCGCAAAGGAGTGATCGAAATTTCCCGGGAGGGGTTCCCGGGCTCGGAGGATGACGCCATGATGGCCGCCCTGGAAGCTGGGGCGGAAGATTTTACAGCGGAGGAAGATCGTTACGTGATCACCGTGGCACCCGAGCAACTCCGGGAAGTGCGTGAAAATCTGGAAAAAGCCGGAGTGCCCATCGAAGGGGCTGAGGTGACTTTTGTTCCACAAACCACGGTCAACCTTGAAGGGGACGAAGCCCAGCGGATGGTGGATCTCCTCGAAGCCCTCGAAGAACACGACGATGTACAAAACGTGTTTTCCAATGTGGATCTGGGTGACGAGGACTTGTTGTGA